The Streptomyces capitiformicae genome contains the following window.
GCCCGGCGATCTCCTTGACCAGCGGATACGTGAGGGACTCCACGCCGACCCGCCCACCTGGCCGTACGAGGTGGGCCAGAGCCCCCGCGATGGCCTGGCGGGCGTTCCCGGCGAAGAGGAACCGCTCCGGGACCGGCTCCCACCCGGGCACGGCGAGCAACCCGGCCGCCGCCTCCCGCGCGGCCGCCGTACCGGCCGCCGGCGCCGTACGCAACGCCTCCCCCAGCACATCCGCCCGCAGCAACGGCGCGAGCCCGGCCGCCAACAGCTCCGACTGACCCGGCACGGAAGGGTAGTTGAGCTCAAGGTTCACCGGCGCCGACGAGACCGGCTCCGCCAACGCCCGCCCCGCCGACACCGGCGGCGCCGCCCGTACGAACGTCCCGCGCCCGACCTCCCCCACGACCAGCCCGCGCCGCACCAACTCCCCGTACACCCGCCCGGCCGTCGACCCGGCGATCCCGCGCCGCCGCGCGAACACCCGCTGCGGCGGCAACCGGTCCCCGGGCTTCAACCGCCCGGCGGCGATATCGCCCGCGATGCGATCAGCGATCAGCCGGTAGTCAGCCCCACTCACGCCCCGGCTCCCTCCCCCTCGACATTGCACCGAGGGCAAAGATCTTATTGCGCCGAGGAGTTGAGGAACCCTAGGGTCGAACACATGGCACCCTTCCTCGCATACGAGGACAAAGGAGACGTCACTTCGCACACGTCCCCCTTGGTCCTCATCCATGGCCACCCCTTCGACCGCACGATGTGGCACCCCCAGATCACCGAGTTCGCCACCTCCCGCCGTGTCATAGCCCCCGACCTGCGCGGCTACGGCGCCTCCCCGGTCATCCCCGGCATCACCCCGCTCTCCTCCTTCGCCGAGGACATCGCGGCGCTCCTGGACGACCTCGGCGTAGACGACTTCGTCCTCGCGGGGCTGTCCATGGGCGGCCAGATCGCGATGGAGTGCTACCGACAGTTCCCGCACCGGATCCGAGGTCTCGTCCTCGCGGACACCTTCCCGGCCGCCGAGACGACGGAGGGCAAGCGAACCCGAAACGCGATGGCGGACCGCCTCCTACAGGAGGGAATGACCGGCTACGCGGACGAGGTCCTGCACAAGATGGTCGCCCCGTACGCGGACGCCGAAGTCGCGGCGCACGTGCACCGGATGATGACCGCCACCGCCCCCGAGGGCGCGGCAGCGGCCCTGCGCGGCCGAGCGGAACGCCCCGACTACCGCGGCCTCCTCACGACAGTCACCGTCCCGGCCCTGGTCGTCGTGGGCGCGGACGACGAGTACACCCCCGTCGCGGACGCCGAGGCCATGCACGCGGCCCTCCCCGACTCCACCCTCCGGATCGTCGAAGGCGCGGCCCACCTGCCGAACCTGGAACGCCCGAAAGACTTCAACAAGGTCCTGGCGGACTACCTGACAAAGATCGACTCACGTCACTGACGTCACCCGTTCGGCCCACACCACATGCGCCCCTCCTCGCATGGCGCGACCCTGCGGATGAGTTGTCCATCCGTTCGAGAACGTTCGAGGAGGCCCTCATGTCCCAGTTCCAGCACAGCACCACCCCGCGCGAGACCCCCCGGTCCGACCAGACCATCTCGACGCCGACCCCGTCGTACGCGAGGCACTCCGGTTCGGCCTGGGCCCTCGGCGGCACCGTCTTCGCCGGCGTCCTCATGATGGTCGGCGGCATCATGGGCATCCTCAACGGCATCGCGGGGATAGCCACGGACGACGTGTACACGTCCATCGGCAGCTACGTCTTCGAGTTCAGTCTCACCACCTGGGGCTGGATCCACCTCGTCATGGGCGTCGTCGTCACCGTCACCGGCTGGGGCATCCTCCAGGGCAAGGACTGGGCCCGCGGCCTGGGCATGGCCTTCGCGTCCCTCTTCGCCATCGAGTACTTCATGTTCCTCCCCTACGCCCCCGTCTGGTCCGTCATCGCGATCGCCGTAGCCGTCTTCGTGATGTGGTCCCTGGCCACGTCCCACGACCGCGACCGCGACACCACGACGTAGACAGCCGACCGGGGCGCCCCCTCCGCCAGTTGTCGTCCGTCCGACTTTGCTCGGTCATGCCTCGTCGAAGCACAGGCAGAAGGGGTGTCCGGCGGGGTCGAACAGCACCCGGACGTTCTCCTGTGGCTGGAACTCCGCCACAGTGGCGCCCAAGGCGACTGCCTCGGCAACCGCCGCGTCCAGATCGCCGACCTGGAAGTCGAAGTGCATCATCGGGCGCTGCTCCCCGTCGACCGGAGGCCACACCGGAGCCCGATAGCCGTCCGCCTGCTGAAACACGAAGAACGGTCCCTGCGGAGAGGCGGCGACGACGGCCGTCCCCGGCTCCTCGTGCCCGATGTGCCAACCGAGGAGTTCGGCGTAGAACTTCGCCAAGCCGCCGGGGTCGGGCGCTTCGATCGTCGTTCCCCACCACATGCCACCGCTTCGAGATCTCATCCCGGCAGCCTGCCTCACGCTCATGTTCCTGTCGCGGGCCCGTCGAGGGTCACGTGACATCGACGCGGTCGGCCTTGGCGAAACCCGAAGGCACAGGACGATTGGCGGATCTGTCCCAGCGACACGCCGCAAACGGGCCGGGCCACTGAGACAGAACCGCCAATTGGAGCGGGGTCGCAACCGAGCTCGCAGTCGGCAGCATCCGCGCCGCCCTCACGGAAGAAGGGCCACAACCGCAACCGTCTTTCCTGGTCAGGAGCCGTTTCACTTGGCGGTGGTTCAGGGGTCGTTGGGTTGTCGGCTACCCGTTGACAATCGACGTTCCCCGTGATTCCCCGCGCCGGCGGACACGGGTGGTCACGCGATCCCAGCGGCATGGCACTTGTCGCTTTTTCGGTGGTGGGTGCTGGAGGCCACAGGAGATCATGAGCTTATGACTCCTGGATTACATCGCATAGCCGGCATAACAAGCGTGCTGGTCGGCATCGCCGTCGCGGCATGGCTGGTCTTCGGCTCTCCCCATGACTGGGAGGGCGGCATGAGGTGGCTACGTCACGGCTTGGCACTGGCGTCCCTGGCAGTGATCAGCTGCGGCGCACGGCTGATGTTTCCTGACAAGCAGGAAAGCACGTCCGACATGGTGTCCCGCTAGGTCCGCGAAGCGAGCGAGGAGGAGGTACGGAAGTGCAAGCCGACCGGGCAGGCACCCTACTCCGCGGCACTTCAGCGTCTTGTGGATGCCCGTCAGACGGTCACCGAGGTGCTGGCTGAGCCGGCGTCCGCGGTTGCGGAGCCGGTGGGGAACGCGGTGGCGGGGCCGGTGGGGAACGCGGTGGCGGGGCCGGTGGGGAACGCGGTGGCGGGGCCGGTGGGGAACGCGGTGGCGGGGCCGGTGGGGAACGCGGTGGCGGGGTCGGTGGTGCCGCGACGGGGCGAGGGTTTGACTGCGTCGCTCCTGCCCCCGACTACCAGCGGATCATGTCCGTGCTGGAGTCGGATGCGGGCCGGGAGGGCATGCGCCGCCAGCAGCTGGCCGGCCGTGACCGTGGCCGTGGGGCTTCAGGCGGTCCCTGCGAAGGTCGAGGGGACCGGTACCGAGAACTGGTCGCAGGACAGTAGTTGCCGGAGTCACTCTCCGATAACATACCAACCAGACGGTACGTCTGGGGGGAGTGCCCACACGCCGTCGTGTGCTCGATGACCAGCAACGTTTCATCCGCCACAGGATGGAGAGCCCCTCATGACGCAGAACACGGACCGCGACAGCCTGGCCCTCGCACGCCAGACCTGGAGAACTCTCGAGCCCTACCACGGGGCTGTCTACTTCTCGCCCGAAGCCGCAGGCCAGTACGCCGAGTTGGGCGTGGACGCCAGGACAGGGTACTTCGCGTCCCGCTCTGCCGCGCTCGGCGCCGCTCCGGCGGATCTGGTCATCGCCACGTTCTACAATTTCAATCCCCAACTGGTGCGCCGAGCCATACCCGCGGCATGGGAAGCCGCCACGCCCGAGCGGTTCGCCGCCGCCCGGCTCACCGGGATCGATACCACGCTCCGCCGCATCCTCGGCGCGGACGTCTCCTCGCCGGCGCTGGCCCGCGCGGCGGAATTGGCCCGTACCGCGGCTGAAGTGACCGTGCGCCATCCACAAGGCCGCCCTCTCTTCGCCGCGCACGCCGCACTGCCGTGGCCGAGCGCACCCCACCTCGTGCTCTGGCACGCGCAGACTCTGCTGCGGGAGTTCCGTGGCGACGGTCACGTGGCGGCACTACTGACTGCCGGACTGAGCGGGCTCGAGTCTCTCGTCACGCACGCCGCCACAGGCGACATCGACGCAGGGGTGCTGCGCGACTCGCGGGCATGGACGCCGGAGCAGTGGGAACAGGCCGTGCAGAACCTGCGTGAGCGTGGATGGCTCGGCGACGGACCC
Protein-coding sequences here:
- a CDS encoding alpha/beta fold hydrolase, translated to MAPFLAYEDKGDVTSHTSPLVLIHGHPFDRTMWHPQITEFATSRRVIAPDLRGYGASPVIPGITPLSSFAEDIAALLDDLGVDDFVLAGLSMGGQIAMECYRQFPHRIRGLVLADTFPAAETTEGKRTRNAMADRLLQEGMTGYADEVLHKMVAPYADAEVAAHVHRMMTATAPEGAAAALRGRAERPDYRGLLTTVTVPALVVVGADDEYTPVADAEAMHAALPDSTLRIVEGAAHLPNLERPKDFNKVLADYLTKIDSRH
- a CDS encoding DUF7144 family membrane protein; the encoded protein is MSQFQHSTTPRETPRSDQTISTPTPSYARHSGSAWALGGTVFAGVLMMVGGIMGILNGIAGIATDDVYTSIGSYVFEFSLTTWGWIHLVMGVVVTVTGWGILQGKDWARGLGMAFASLFAIEYFMFLPYAPVWSVIAIAVAVFVMWSLATSHDRDRDTTT
- a CDS encoding VOC family protein, producing the protein MRSRSGGMWWGTTIEAPDPGGLAKFYAELLGWHIGHEEPGTAVVAASPQGPFFVFQQADGYRAPVWPPVDGEQRPMMHFDFQVGDLDAAVAEAVALGATVAEFQPQENVRVLFDPAGHPFCLCFDEA
- a CDS encoding SCO6745 family protein → MTQNTDRDSLALARQTWRTLEPYHGAVYFSPEAAGQYAELGVDARTGYFASRSAALGAAPADLVIATFYNFNPQLVRRAIPAAWEAATPERFAAARLTGIDTTLRRILGADVSSPALARAAELARTAAEVTVRHPQGRPLFAAHAALPWPSAPHLVLWHAQTLLREFRGDGHVAALLTAGLSGLESLVTHAATGDIDAGVLRDSRAWTPEQWEQAVQNLRERGWLGDGPHLALTEDGTRRRAEIEHTTDRLAALPYITLGPAACAELRSLVRPFSLAVAKELLPWAVDRLSEESA